In Methyloceanibacter stevinii, the genomic stretch GGGCATCATGACATTCATCGTCAATCAGGACAGCCGCGTCCTTGAGAAGGACCTCGGCGAGGACACGGTGGAGATCGCCGGCAAGATCGACACGTTCGCCCCGGACGACAGCTGGGAGCCCGCCCAGACGCCGTAGCCCCAATCAGGCCCTGAAAATATTTTTCGGAAACGCCCAAGGATTCGGGCGCGAGCATCGTCCAACCTTGTGACATGCGCATGCCGACCGGAGACAACGAACTGGCGGGACAGGCCGCGGCGGGCGATGCCGAGCCTTTCGCGTCCTGCTGGAACGGCACTATGACGGCATTTTTCGGCTGACTTACCGCTTTGTCCGAACACGCGCCGACGCGGAGGATATCGCGCAGGATGTCTGCGTCGGTCTTGCCGACCGGCTCGGCTCGTTCCGTGGCGATGCGAAGTTCACCACCTGGCTCTACCGGATCGTCTTGAACGCCTGCCGGGATTGGGCGCGGCGCCAAGCGAGCGGTCAGCGGGCGATGGCCAGTTTCGCAGATGTGGACGACTTGCGCCGGGCCGCGGATGCCGATCACGCCAGCCAGCTCGAGTGGGTTTGGACGACGCTCGGTCAGTTCCCGGAAGAAATCCGCGAGACAGCAGTGCTCGTGCTGGCCCAGCAACTCAGCCACGGCGAGGTCGCGTCCATTCTCGGCGTGAAGGAATCGACGATCTCCTGGCGCATGCATGAACTGCGCAAGAACCTCAAACAGCGCGCGGACGAAGAGAGATGAGTGACAAGTTCGACCAGTTGAAAGACGCGTTGCAGAGCGAGCCGCCTGCGCCGAATCCGGAAGCGCGGCAGGTAGCGCTCAACCTCGCCATGGCGCGCTTTGCCGAAAAAAATGTGGCCCACGCCCAAGGAACAGCGCTTGAGGGTCGTCCTACCTCCAGCGGCGGCAAGGGGCCGTCGGCAACCTGGAGCACGATCATGACTACGTTGAAGCCCTCGAATTGGAATTGGACCCCCGTCCTGGCTGGTGGCGCGAGCCTCGCCGTCCTGACCTTGGCTGTGTTGTCGACCCATTCTTTGAGACCCGAATTGTTCGACTGGCGGGAGACCGCTGTACCGCCGTCGAAGCTGGCGAAGGGGGAGGCTGTCCCTACACCGGTGAAACCGGGTGACCAAGACGCATTGGCCACGCAGGATACGTCCACCGAACAAGAAGAGCCGATGAAGATGGCGACAGCTGAGCCCACGCCCGCGGCCCCCGTCGAGCAGGATGACGAAGCGGCGATGCCGCCCGCGCCCGAAATGCGGGCGTTGCCGGCACCAAGCATGCAGGGTGCGCCGGTAGCGGGCGATCGGTCCGGCTTCTTTGCCGGACGTTCCCAAATGGCGAGTCCCGGGTCGGGCTATGCAGTACCGGCGGCTCGCCTTCGCCAGACGGACATTCCGGCACCCGACTATCGCGAGCAGGGGCGCGACCGCTTCGAGGCGTTCGACCCGAACCCGGTCAAGGTCGTCAAAGAAGACCCCGTCTCGACCTTCTCGATCGACGTGGACACGGCGTCCTATGCGTTCATGCGTGCGCGCCTGAACCAGGGTGTGCTGCCGGCACCGGACTCGATCCGCGTGGAGGAGCTCGTCAACTACTTCCCGTACGACTATGCGGGGCCGGAGAGCACGACCGTGCCGTTCAAGACCAATGTGTCCGTGATGCCGACCCCCTGGAACGCCGACACCAAGCTGATGCGGATCGGCATCAAGGGCTATGAGCCGGCGGCGGCTCAGCGGCCGCGCGCGAACCTCGTCTTCCTGATCGACACGTCGGGATCGATGCAGGCGCCGAACAAGCTGCCGCTCCTGCGCAACGCCTTCAAGCTGCTGCTCACCTCGCTCGATCCGGACGACACGGTGTCCATCGTCACCTATGCGGGGTCGGCCGGAACGGCGCTGGAGCCGACCAAGGTATCGGACACGCCGACGATCCTGGCCGCGCTCGAGAAGCTGTCGGCGGGCGGCTCCACCGCGGGCGGCGAGGGGATCCGCCAGGCTTATGCGCTCGCCGAAGCGAACAAGGTCGACGGGATCAACCG encodes the following:
- a CDS encoding RNA polymerase sigma factor produces the protein MLERHYDGIFRLTYRFVRTRADAEDIAQDVCVGLADRLGSFRGDAKFTTWLYRIVLNACRDWARRQASGQRAMASFADVDDLRRAADADHASQLEWVWTTLGQFPEEIRETAVLVLAQQLSHGEVASILGVKESTISWRMHELRKNLKQRADEER
- a CDS encoding vWA domain-containing protein — translated: MSDKFDQLKDALQSEPPAPNPEARQVALNLAMARFAEKNVAHAQGTALEGRPTSSGGKGPSATWSTIMTTLKPSNWNWTPVLAGGASLAVLTLAVLSTHSLRPELFDWRETAVPPSKLAKGEAVPTPVKPGDQDALATQDTSTEQEEPMKMATAEPTPAAPVEQDDEAAMPPAPEMRALPAPSMQGAPVAGDRSGFFAGRSQMASPGSGYAVPAARLRQTDIPAPDYREQGRDRFEAFDPNPVKVVKEDPVSTFSIDVDTASYAFMRARLNQGVLPAPDSIRVEELVNYFPYDYAGPESTTVPFKTNVSVMPTPWNADTKLMRIGIKGYEPAAAQRPRANLVFLIDTSGSMQAPNKLPLLRNAFKLLLTSLDPDDTVSIVTYAGSAGTALEPTKVSDTPTILAALEKLSAGGSTAGGEGIRQAYALAEANKVDGINRVILATDGDFNVGISDKETLKDFVAREREKGVSLSVLGFGAGNYNDALMQALAQNGNGNASYIDTLNEARKVLVDDAAGTLQTIAKDVKIQVEFNPAAVSEYRLIGYETRKLNREDFNNDKVDAGEIGAGHTVTALYEIVPAGSSGRLVEDLRYQSDDAAAPADPESTDEMAFVKIRYKQPDGAKSELISTPVTGADAVSSIGGADTDARFAAAVAGFGQVLKGGRYTGDWSIDDAITLAQGARGQDPFGYRAEFLNLARLAKTAAALEPLKQR